The Oscillospiraceae bacterium genome contains the following window.
GGTTCTCGGCGGCAGCGGTCAGCGTGACGCCGCTTTTTGTACGGGTGAAAAGCGGAAAGCCGCACTCGGCCTCCACGCCGGACACGGCATGGCTCACGGCGGAGGGAGTAATGTGCAGCCGTTCGGCTGCGGCGGCAAAGGTACCCAGCTGCGCCACGATACTCAGCAGCTGGCAGTCGGTCAGGGTCATGATCACATCTCCTGTGGTGAATTTAATTCATGCTTCGTATGAAATAGTATAGCTTTACTTCATGTCTATAATGTACTATTATGATAGCAGAAAGTCAATGCCTGCGGCGCACAACGCAGACATGAAAAAGACTCCTCTCCCTCCGACCTTGCCCCACCGGCCCGCACACCGGTGGGGCTTTTTTTATTGGCCGGTTTGTGGTATGATACTAATAAAGCCTTCCCCCAAGGGGGAAGGTGCCCCGAAGGGGCGGATGAGGGGTGGGCCTTCCCGCGGCAAACCGTGAATGGGTGGCTGCGGCAGACCGGCCCCTCATCAGGCCGTTGCACGGCCAGCTTCCCCCAAGGGGGAAGCCTTTAATGTAAAGGTGGAAAATCACATGGCAAAATCACGCGGGGTGCGGGGCGCAGCGGGCGCTTGTGCGGCGGCATCCCTTGTATATCTGCTGGGGCGCAGCCTGCTGGCCCTGCTGGTCAGCGCCCTTATGGGGCTGGCACATCCGGGGGCCAGTCTGGCAAAGCCCCTCGGCTTTAGTGATGTCAGCGCAGCGCTGTTTCAGCTGCTGGTCGGCATTGGGGCCATCGCCCTGACGCTGGCCTTTCTGCTCAAGCTGACCCGCCTGCGGCAGGTGGATCTGCGCATCGCCCTGCCGGCCCCATGGAGCCCGGGCTTCTGTCTGCCGGTCTTTCTCGGTGTGGCCAACCTTGCCAACCTTGCCGGGGCGCTCATCAACCATATCACAGACAACCCGACAACGAGCGAGCTGCTGCCCAGCGGTGGACCCGAGCTGCTTGTCTGCTTTATATCGCTCTGCATCATGCCCGCTGTGGCCGAGGAGCTGCTCTTCCGCGGGGCGTTTCAGGGCTTGATGCGCCCCTGCGGCAGCGCAGCGGCCATCTTTGCGCCGGCGCTGCTCTTCGGTCTGCTGCATCTCGATCTGGCGCAGGGGCTGACAGCCTTTGCCTGCGGGGTCTTTCTGGGCTGGCTGACCGAGCGGTCGGGCAGCATCCTGCCGGGTATGCTGCTGCACCTTGCAAACAACACGCTGGCGTTTTTGACGATCTACCTGCGGTATTACGCCCCGGCGGAGTTGTCCTTCGGCGTTGAGCTGTTCATCCTGCTCTTTTTCCCGGTGTTCGGTGGCTGGATGATCTGGAACGCCCGGCAGCAGGGCTTTCGCTTTTCGGCCGGTCTGCGCCCCGGCGTGGATGTGCTGGCGGTGTTCACCAGCCCGGCCTACAGCGCCGCTGTGATCTTTCTGGTTGTATATGCGGTGTTTTTTGTGCATTGAGGGGGAGCTATGACCGATGAAGAACTGATGCGCGCCGCGCTGGCAGAGGCAAAGCTTGCCGCCGCACTGGGCGAGGTCCCGGTCGGGGCGGTTGTGGCCAAGGACGGGGAGATCATCGCCCGCGCCCACAACCTGCGCGAGAGCGGCAAAAACGCCACCTACCACGCTGAGCTGCTGGCCATTGATGCAGCCTGCAAGGCGCTGGGCGGCTGGCGGCTCTGGCAATGTGAGCTGTTCGTGACGCTGGAGCCCTGCCCTATGTGCAGCGGGGCTATCATCAACAGCCGCCTGAAGCGGGTCGTCTACGGCGCACGCGACCCCAAGGCGGGCTGCTGCGGCAGCCTGACCGACCTGTTTGCGCTACCCTTCAACCATCACCCGGTCATGGAATCGGGCCTGCTGGAAGAGGAGGCACAGGCATTGCTGCAGGACTTTTTTGCGATGCTGAGAGAGAAACGGAAGAAAAAATGACTACGAACCATGTATTCATCACCGGCGGCAGCCGGGGAATCGGCGCGGCGGCGGTGCTGGCGTTCGCCCGCGCCGGGTATGATGTTGCCTTTACCTACAACGCCCATCCGGACGCCGCCGAGGCGGTGCTGCGCCGCGCCGCAGCCGCCGCGCAGGGCGGCCGCTTTCTGGCAATACAGGCCGATGCGGGGGATTCTGCACAGGTGCAGGCCGCCGTGGAGCAGGCACAGCGGGAGCTGGGCGGCCTGCAGGTGCTTGTCTGCAATGCGGGCATTGCGCAGGTCAAGCTGTTTACCGACACCACCGATGAGGATTGGCACCGGATGATGGCCGTTGATCTGGACGGTGCGTTCTACGCCTGCCGCGCCGTGCTGCCCGGCATGGTACACCAGAAATACGGCCGTATCCTGCTGGTCAGCAGTATGTGGGGGCAGACCGGTGCCAGCTGCGAGGTGGCCTACAGCGCAGCCAAGGCGGGGCTGATCGGCCTTGGCAAGGCCCTCGCCAAGGAGGAGGGCCCCAGCGGCATCACAGTCAATGTCATTGCGCCGGGCGTCATTGACACCGACATGATGGCGGGCTTTACCGCAGAGGACCGCGCCGCTTTGGCGGAGGAAACCCCTGTGGAGCGCCTTGGCACGGCGGACGAGATCGCCCGCACGATGGTCTTTCTGGCCGATGAGGCCAGCGGCTACATCACCGGTCAGGTGCTGGGTGTCAACGGAGGGCTGGTGATCTGATGCGCGCCGAATACCGCGAGGGAGAGCGCTTTTCGCGCCTTGAATTTACAGAGGAAACCTTTTACGACTGCGACTTCTCCGACTGCACCTTCATCGACTGCACCTTTGAAAACTGCAAGCTGGACCACAGCGTGCTGAGTGAGTGCCAGTTCATCCGCTGTACGATTACTGACCTGAAAACCACGATGTCCCGCGCAAAGTTTACGGAGTTTCAAAGCTGCACCCTCAACAATATCGAATGGATGTCCCTGCAGGGGGACGGCTCGTTTGCCGACCCGATTGAAAAATTGCAGGGCTGCAGCCTGAAATACAACACCTTCACCGAGATGAACTTTACAAAATTCAACTTTGCAGGCAACGAGATCCAGCGCTCGATGTTCGCCAAGTGCAATCTCGTCAGTGCAGATTTTGAGAAATGCGACCTGCTGGACACCGAATTTTACCAGTGCGATATGCGGAAGTCAAACTTCAAGGAGGCCAGCGGATATAAAGTCGATATCTTCGGCTGCAAGCTGCAGGATGCAAAATTTTCACTGCCGGAGGCGGTGTCGCTGCTGGGAGATTTGAGGATCAAATTGCTATGAAAAATATACAGATTGAAAAGCTATCCGGTACGTATATAATTCGCTGTCTGACGGACGCCGATGTGCCGATGCTGTACGCATGGATGCTGCGCAATGACCAGTACTTCAGATATTGTGGCGGCGGCACAACGCCCGAGCGTGTGCGGCAGGACCTGACGCTCTGCCCGCCGGGCACTACACCGGCGCAGAAGCACTATGTCGGATTTTTTGACGCGGATACGCTGGTTGCTGTTATGGATCTGATCGACGGTTACCCGGACGCAGACACGGCGTTCATCGGCTTTTTCATGATGAACAAGGACCTGCAGGGGCAGGGAACCGGCACGATGATCGTCCGCGATGTGCTGGCTGCGCTGCGTGCGCTGGGCTATACGGCGGTACGCCTCGGCATTGACAAGGAAAACCCGCAGTCCAATCATTTCTGGCGCAAAAACGGCTTTGCTGTGTTAAGGGAAGCCGCGCAGGAGCGCGGCATCGTCCTGCTTGCGGAACGGCGTCTGGCGTAAATGCCCCATCGCTGCCGCCCTCGCAGCGGGAGCAGGATACCAGCGTGTCAAAAAATCACATTTTGGGCCTATTGAATGTGTAGGGGCGACCATTGGTCGCCCGCCAACTTGGCGAAGCAACGCGTTTTCTAAGATGGCTTTTTCACAGACAAACGGGCACGGGCGAGCAATGCTCGCCCCTACAAGAGTTTTTTGACAGTCTGAGGATACTACACACACCACCCCCCCTCTTTGCATACTATACCGCAAAGGGGGGCTTTTTATGGCTGTGTACCAGTACGGCATTGATGTGTCGCGCTACCAGGGCAATATCAACTGGGGCCGGGTGGCGGCGGCCGGCAAGCAGTTTGCCATGGTCCGCGTGGGGTCCAGCAACAGCGGCGGACTGTATGTGGACCCGTATTTCCTGCAGAATGTCAACGGGGCCAAGGCGGCAGGCCTGCGCGTGGGGGTCTATTACTATACCTACGCGCGCACACGGGCGGCTGTGGCCAATGAGCTGACGACCTTCTTGAATGTCATGCAGGGGCTGCAGCTGGAATATCCGGTCTTTGTGGATGTCGAGGACGCCAGCCTGACCAGCCTTGGCCGTGCAGAGCTGACCAGCCTTGTGCAGTACGCCATGGATATCCTCTACCAGCGCAAGTGGTACGCGGGCTGGTACAGCTACACCAACTACATCAACAGCAATCTCAACGCAGCCGCCCTGAGCCGCTACCCACTGTGGGTGGCAGACTACCGCGCCACCCTTGGCTACAACGGCAGCTATGCCATGTGGCAGTACACCGGCAGCGGTGTGGTCAACGGCATCTCCGGCGCTTGCGACCTCAACCGCTGCTACCGGGATTTTCTGCCGGAGATACAGGCCGGAGGCTACAACAACTATGGGGCCTCCGGCCCTTCCATGGAAGTGGTGGCGGGACAGCGGCTTGTGGTGTTCAACGCCCGGTGTGAGTATTTTTATTCCGCCAACTTCAACGATGTGG
Protein-coding sequences here:
- a CDS encoding glycoside hydrolase family 25 protein; translated protein: MAVYQYGIDVSRYQGNINWGRVAAAGKQFAMVRVGSSNSGGLYVDPYFLQNVNGAKAAGLRVGVYYYTYARTRAAVANELTTFLNVMQGLQLEYPVFVDVEDASLTSLGRAELTSLVQYAMDILYQRKWYAGWYSYTNYINSNLNAAALSRYPLWVADYRATLGYNGSYAMWQYTGSGVVNGISGACDLNRCYRDFLPEIQAGGYNNYGASGPSMEVVAGQRLVVFNARCEYFYSANFNDVVGYLPLGSYCVVKQSTRKCNGYDWVIFRYRGSEYWTAVIGDRNRVEPCNCDCNS
- a CDS encoding GNAT family N-acetyltransferase → MKNIQIEKLSGTYIIRCLTDADVPMLYAWMLRNDQYFRYCGGGTTPERVRQDLTLCPPGTTPAQKHYVGFFDADTLVAVMDLIDGYPDADTAFIGFFMMNKDLQGQGTGTMIVRDVLAALRALGYTAVRLGIDKENPQSNHFWRKNGFAVLREAAQERGIVLLAERRLA
- a CDS encoding nucleoside deaminase, whose translation is MTDEELMRAALAEAKLAAALGEVPVGAVVAKDGEIIARAHNLRESGKNATYHAELLAIDAACKALGGWRLWQCELFVTLEPCPMCSGAIINSRLKRVVYGARDPKAGCCGSLTDLFALPFNHHPVMESGLLEEEAQALLQDFFAMLREKRKKK
- a CDS encoding CPBP family intramembrane metalloprotease — translated: MAKSRGVRGAAGACAAASLVYLLGRSLLALLVSALMGLAHPGASLAKPLGFSDVSAALFQLLVGIGAIALTLAFLLKLTRLRQVDLRIALPAPWSPGFCLPVFLGVANLANLAGALINHITDNPTTSELLPSGGPELLVCFISLCIMPAVAEELLFRGAFQGLMRPCGSAAAIFAPALLFGLLHLDLAQGLTAFACGVFLGWLTERSGSILPGMLLHLANNTLAFLTIYLRYYAPAELSFGVELFILLFFPVFGGWMIWNARQQGFRFSAGLRPGVDVLAVFTSPAYSAAVIFLVVYAVFFVH
- a CDS encoding pentapeptide repeat-containing protein — its product is MRAEYREGERFSRLEFTEETFYDCDFSDCTFIDCTFENCKLDHSVLSECQFIRCTITDLKTTMSRAKFTEFQSCTLNNIEWMSLQGDGSFADPIEKLQGCSLKYNTFTEMNFTKFNFAGNEIQRSMFAKCNLVSADFEKCDLLDTEFYQCDMRKSNFKEASGYKVDIFGCKLQDAKFSLPEAVSLLGDLRIKLL
- a CDS encoding SDR family oxidoreductase, encoding MTTNHVFITGGSRGIGAAAVLAFARAGYDVAFTYNAHPDAAEAVLRRAAAAAQGGRFLAIQADAGDSAQVQAAVEQAQRELGGLQVLVCNAGIAQVKLFTDTTDEDWHRMMAVDLDGAFYACRAVLPGMVHQKYGRILLVSSMWGQTGASCEVAYSAAKAGLIGLGKALAKEEGPSGITVNVIAPGVIDTDMMAGFTAEDRAALAEETPVERLGTADEIARTMVFLADEASGYITGQVLGVNGGLVI